The Girardinichthys multiradiatus isolate DD_20200921_A chromosome 9, DD_fGirMul_XY1, whole genome shotgun sequence genome segment ACGCTCACTGCCAACAGCAGCAATGGAGAGGTCCTTCCTGGCAGGGTCTCCAACCACTCCTGTCCTTTGGGATGGGGCTTAAAGGAAGGCGTGGAGGCTTGCATTTTGGAGACTGCAGTTATCGTGCTTTTGACGGTCCTCATTATTGTTGGGAACCTGACGGTGatctttgtgtttcactgtgcCCCTCTGCTGCATCACTACACCACAAGCTACTTCATCCAGACTATGGCCTATGCTGACTTGCTGGTTGGTCTCAGTTGTCTTGTGCCCACCTTGTCTCTGCTACACTACCCAGCAGCTGTCCAGGAACCAATCACGTGCCAGGTTTTCAGCTATGTCATCTCTGTTCTGAAGAGCGTCTCAATGGCCTGCTTGGCCTGCATCAGTGTGGATCGCTACCTAGCCATAACCAAACCGCTATCGTACAACCAACTAGTGACACCATGCCGGCTGCGTGGCTGTATCGCCCTGATTTGGGTCTACTCCAGCCTGGTGTTCTTGCCGTCTTTCTTTGGCTGGGGTAAACCAGGATATCATGGGGATATATTTGAATGGTGTGCTCAGTCTTGGCCCACCTCGGCCATATT includes the following:
- the gpr52 gene encoding G-protein coupled receptor 52, whose product is MNHSDLTTDPTLTANSSNGEVLPGRVSNHSCPLGWGLKEGVEACILETAVIVLLTVLIIVGNLTVIFVFHCAPLLHHYTTSYFIQTMAYADLLVGLSCLVPTLSLLHYPAAVQEPITCQVFSYVISVLKSVSMACLACISVDRYLAITKPLSYNQLVTPCRLRGCIALIWVYSSLVFLPSFFGWGKPGYHGDIFEWCAQSWPTSAIFTGFVVCFLYAPAALVVCFTYYHIFRICQQHNREISERRARFPSQEMEPGEGNGGGHHGGHGPDRRYAMVLFRITSVFYMLWLPYIIYFLLESSHVLDIPALSFITTWLAISNSFCNCVIYSLSNSVFRLGMRRLSQTMCSFSHCGADEREFGEPKPRKRANSCSI